The Rhipicephalus sanguineus isolate Rsan-2018 chromosome 7, BIME_Rsan_1.4, whole genome shotgun sequence genome includes a window with the following:
- the LOC125759167 gene encoding neurofilament heavy polypeptide-like translates to MWSTLYNKARRLQSSKQSKRAGGKRGSRSSKSSTELLASDFVVASDGAFALPGTDTLIKERQAKSGAPPPGQSGVASLSGTVHVSRHLSSIRRSAQRQRLELQAYENVSPVVMALATEAEVDEPHGVRAAAVTQPISGSGPSVKESSQVAGVVAVPSTELSGKIGPEASNIANEVFPASSAVYEDIHKERSGLKVQGDLTKLGNKHLAVVVKGSTYPTTAPKKLIEKPSLVKSTNDDAHVSSKTVRQQKSRRSLEKLLSDKSSTRGIEKPADVTVPQVVADGDRMSKTGALEKQRGSITSKKSRMSVDEMLILNKQLPSDSDQGVLQSDVNVVVAVVPQPAAESEAVEEALMKEEPDGQQAKPELEEQQPLRGEMVAVGGPEQSAEVGRDSAGKNAKGGSSKHSKARRRRLKHLAKRQAVKKRKVAPLVPYKPTMALVSVESDSTYMRIPTTSGATIKQGKQGVPCAAQEELPELEEPRRKNVGQEDASSSSRRASKSSESVAKLAFAQHEAPVDAKVEDKPARAEGSGKKTSLSASYLRLREGSAAAKRPLSRPGTRTSLQEEDRGANKDAAMAGRDVLEPAVPEAERQGGMFEPIQRVPLRKEGSQANVAALIPDDKRQKESKRKSLRKGRKRHHKKTTG, encoded by the exons GCACGTCGCCTACAGTCCTCTAAACAATCCAAGCGTGCTGGCGGGAAGCGTGGCAGCCGGAGCTCCAAGTCCTCGACTGAGCTCCTGGCGTCCGACTTCGTGGTGGCCAGCGACGGCGCGTTCGCCCTGCCCGGAACGGACACCCTGATCAAAGAGCGCCAAGCCAAGTCCGGCGCACCGCCACCGGGGCAGAGTGGCGTGGCGTCACTGTCCGGCACGGTGCACGTGTCTCGACACCTGAGCTCGATTAGACGGTCCGCGCAACGCCAAAGGCTCGAGTTGCAAGCGTACGAGAATGTTTCGCCG GTAGTGATGGCTCTGGCTACAGAAGCTGAAGTTGATGAGCCCCATGGAGTCCGCGCGGCCGCCGTGACCCAGCCGATCTCAGGCAGTGGGCCGTCCGTCAAGGAAAGCTCACAGGTGGCTGGAGTGGTTGCTGTCCCTTCAACCGAGTTGTCGGGCAAGATCGGCCCCGAAGCGAGCAACATAGCCAACGAG GTTTTCCCAGCATCATCAGCAGTCTACGAGGATATTCATAAGGAACGTTCAGGTCTAAAAGTTCAAGGCGACCTGACCAAACTCGGCAATAAACATCTCGCCGTTGTTGTCAAAGGCAGTACTTACCCAACGACTGCTCCAAAGAAGTTAATTGAGAAGCCGTCTTTAGTGAAATCGACGAACGACGATGCACATGTATCCAGCAAGACTGTACGTCAGCAAAAGTCAAGAAGGAGCTTAGAAAAGCTTCTGTCCGACAAATCCAGCACTCGAGGCATCGAAAAGCCTGCGGACGTTACTGTGCCACAAGTGGTGGCAGACGGGGATAGAATGTCAAAGACAGGTGCTTTGGAAAAGCAGCGTGGTAGCATCACTTCCAAGAAGTCTCGAATGAGCGTCGACGAAATGCTGATTCTCAACAAGCAGTTGCCTTCCGATTCCGATCAGGGAGTTCTACAGAGCGACGTTAACGTCGTGGTGGCCGTTGTGCCACAGCCTGCCGCAGAATCGGAGGCGGTGGAAGAAGCATTGATGAAAGAAGAACCTGACGGACAACAGGCAAAACCGGAACTGGAAGAACAGCAGCCACTGCGTGGAGAGATGGTAGCCGTAGGTGGTCCGGAACAAAGTGCGGAAGTCGGACGAGATTCCGCAGGAAAGAACGCCAAGGGCGGATCTTCGAAACACAGCAAGGCTAGGCGGCGTAGGTTGAAGCATTTAGCGAAGAGG CAAGCAGTGAAGAAGCGGAAGGTTGCGCCATTAGTTCCCTACAAGCCCACGATGGCCCTGGTCTCCGTTGAGAGCGACTCGACATATATGAGGATCCCGACGACAAGCGGAGCCACCATCAAACAAGGCAAGCAAGGCGTGCCCTGCGCAGCGCAGGAGGAGCTCCCCGAGCTCGAGGAACCTAGGAGAAAGAACGTCGGTCAAGAAGATGCTTCTTCTTCCTCAAGAAGGGCGTCCAAGTCCTCGGAGTCGGTCGCAAAGCTGGCCTTCGCTCAACACGAGGCACCAGTTGACGCGAAAGTGGAGGACAAACCAGCCAGGGCAGAGGGTTCTGGAAAGAAGACCTCGCTGTCGGCCTCCTACCTGAGGTTACGCGAAGGGTCAGCCGCAGCGAAGCGGCCTCTCAGTAGGCCGGGCACGAGGACGAGCCTCCAGGAGGAGGACCGTGGAGCGAACAAGGACGCAGCGATGGCAGGAAGAGACGTTCTGGAACCAGCGGTACCGGAAGCGGAGCGTCAGGGTGGCATGTTCGAACCCATACAGCGAGTTCCACTCAGAAAAGAAGGGTCGCAAGCGAACGTCGCTGCGTTGATTCCGGACGATAAACGGCAAAAAGAGAGCAAGCGAAAGTCGCTCAGAAAAGGCCGCAAGCGACATCACAAGAAGACGACGGGTTAA